Proteins co-encoded in one Capsicum annuum cultivar UCD-10X-F1 chromosome 9, UCD10Xv1.1, whole genome shotgun sequence genomic window:
- the LOC107841787 gene encoding CBS domain-containing protein CBSX3, mitochondrial, which produces MQGGFKLFSRGSVLKSAVLRHVRLVNPVSRPLMFVRCETTSAARIEEHGFESTKISDILKGKGKGADGSWLWCTTDDSVYDAVKSMTQHNVGALVVVKSGENKSIAGIITERDYLRKIIVQGRSSKSTKVGDIMTEENKLITVTPETKVLKAMQLMTDNRIRHIPVIDQTGMIGMVSIGDVVRAVVSEHREELNRLNAFIQGGY; this is translated from the exons ATGCAAGGAGGATTTAAGCTCTTTTCTCGTGGAAGTGTCCTCAAAAGTGCTGTTTTACGACATGTCCGATTGGTGAATCCAGTGTCGAGGCCACTTATGTTTGTGCGCTGTGAAACAACTTCAGCTGCTCGGATAGAAGAACATGGTTTTGAAAGCACCAAAATATCTGACATTTTGAAGGGCAAAGGTAAAGGTGCGGATGGCTCTTGGCTCTGGTGCACCACAGATGACAGTGTTTATGATGCTGTGAAATCG ATGACGCAGCACAATGTAGGAGCCTTGGTGGTGGTTAAATCTGGGGAAAATAAGTCAATTGCTGGCATTATTACCGAGCGAG ATTATCTTCGGAAAATCATAGTACAGGGAAGATCATCCAAATCAACCAAGGTTGGGGACATCATGACAGAGGAG AACAAGCTTATCACCGTCACACCTGAAACCAAAGTTCTGAAAGCAATGCAACTGATGACAG ATAACCGTATCAGACACATTCCAGTTATCGATCAGACAGGTATGATAGGAATGGTGTCCATTGGAGATGTTGTTCGTGCTGTTGTGAGTGAGCACAGGGAAGAGCTGAACCGGTTGAATGCCTTCATTCAAGGAGGTTACTAG